A genomic stretch from Methylorubrum extorquens includes:
- a CDS encoding putative DNA topoisomerase I (Evidence 3 : Putative function from multiple computational evidences; Product type e : enzyme), with the protein MLSEEVGAGVVDPREAARDAGLRYVDDSKPGLRRKRNGKGFRYIDPKGAPVRDAEEIARLKSLAIPPAYTEVWICPHPNGHIQATGRDEKGRKQYRYHPRFREAREASKFHRIMAFAEALPGIRARIDADMGKRGLPREKVLATVVHLLETTLIRVGNDDYARSNKSYGLTTLRDPHVKVAGSEMRFRFKGKSGKEWSVSVRDRRVAKIVKACQDLPGQELFQYLDEDGQRRDVTSSDVNAYLREITGEDFTAKDFRTWAGTVLAALALREFEAFDNAAKAKKNLRAAIESVSSRLGNTPTICRKCYIHPQILDCYLEGGMLLQVKEAVEGELKNELDVLRPEEAAVLSLLRARLERATKAVSKGAKSESTTKIEPPRQTGGRKARATGTKRTSGGRRAA; encoded by the coding sequence ATGCTGTCGGAGGAGGTCGGAGCCGGCGTGGTCGATCCCCGCGAGGCCGCGCGGGATGCGGGCCTGCGCTACGTGGACGATTCCAAGCCCGGCCTGCGGCGCAAGCGCAACGGCAAGGGCTTCCGCTACATCGACCCGAAGGGCGCCCCGGTCCGCGACGCGGAGGAGATCGCCCGGCTCAAAAGCCTTGCGATCCCGCCGGCCTACACCGAGGTGTGGATCTGCCCGCACCCGAACGGCCACATCCAGGCGACCGGGCGCGACGAGAAGGGGCGCAAGCAGTACCGCTACCATCCCCGCTTCCGCGAGGCGCGGGAGGCCTCGAAATTCCACCGCATCATGGCCTTCGCCGAGGCGCTGCCGGGCATCCGCGCGCGGATCGACGCCGATATGGGCAAGCGCGGCCTGCCCCGCGAAAAGGTGCTCGCCACCGTGGTCCACCTCTTGGAGACCACGCTGATCCGTGTCGGCAACGACGATTACGCCCGCTCCAACAAGAGCTACGGCCTCACCACCCTGCGCGATCCGCATGTGAAGGTGGCCGGCTCCGAGATGCGCTTCCGCTTCAAGGGCAAGAGCGGCAAGGAATGGTCGGTCTCGGTGCGCGACCGCCGCGTGGCCAAGATCGTCAAGGCTTGCCAGGACCTGCCCGGCCAGGAGCTGTTCCAGTATCTCGACGAGGATGGCCAGCGGCGCGACGTCACCTCCTCGGACGTGAACGCCTATCTGCGTGAGATCACGGGCGAGGATTTCACGGCAAAAGATTTCCGCACCTGGGCCGGGACGGTGCTGGCGGCCCTGGCGCTGCGGGAGTTCGAGGCGTTCGACAACGCGGCCAAGGCCAAGAAGAACCTGCGCGCGGCGATCGAGTCGGTGTCGTCCCGGCTCGGCAACACGCCGACCATCTGCCGCAAGTGCTACATCCACCCGCAGATCCTCGACTGCTACCTCGAGGGCGGGATGCTGCTGCAGGTGAAGGAGGCGGTCGAGGGCGAACTCAAGAACGAACTCGATGTGCTGCGCCCGGAGGAGGCCGCGGTGCTGAGCCTGCTTCGGGCCCGGCTGGAACGGGCGACGAAGGCCGTCTCCAAGGGTGCGAAGAGCGAGAGCACGACGAAGATCGAGCCGCCGCGTCAGACCGGAGGCCGCAAGGCGAGGGCGACCGGCACGAAGCGCACGTCCGGGGGCAGACGGGCGGCGTGA
- a CDS encoding putative glycosyl transferase (Evidence 3 : Putative function from multiple computational evidences; PubMedId : 11157937, 9387226; Product type e : enzyme) yields the protein MLWPRTMTASTASYAGKSLVFVVTEDWFFASHFLPMARAARQMGLSVAVVTRVRAHRAVIEAAGIRVVPLEAERSSLNPMAAGYAAGQLAGILKALKADIVHCVALRGILVGGTAAAMAGIPRRVFALTGLGLLGARADATGRLSRLALKGLIRGPLASPQTRFLFENPDDARALGLDPSDTAVTLVGGAGVDPDSFAPRPLPPPAPLKVAIVARMLWSKGIDVAVEAVRQARAGGAAVELSLYGAPDPSNRRAIPEATLRDWSRDGITWHGPTADVAGVFAAHHVGALPSRGGEGLPRTLLEAASCGRAILTSDVPGCRDLVRDGLEGLLVPPGDAAALAAALTRLAADPALVARMGAAARARILEGGYTEAAVAETVAGLYAELLAS from the coding sequence GTGCTATGGCCACGCACGATGACCGCCTCAACAGCCTCTTACGCCGGCAAAAGCCTCGTCTTCGTCGTCACGGAGGACTGGTTCTTCGCCTCGCACTTCCTGCCGATGGCGCGCGCCGCCCGGCAGATGGGACTCTCGGTCGCGGTGGTGACGCGGGTGCGCGCGCACCGCGCCGTGATCGAGGCCGCCGGCATCCGCGTCGTGCCCTTGGAAGCCGAGCGCTCCAGCCTCAACCCGATGGCGGCGGGCTACGCCGCGGGCCAACTCGCGGGCATCCTGAAGGCGTTGAAGGCCGACATCGTCCACTGCGTCGCGCTGCGCGGCATCCTCGTCGGCGGGACGGCCGCGGCGATGGCCGGCATCCCGCGCCGAGTCTTCGCGCTGACCGGTCTCGGATTGCTCGGCGCCCGCGCGGACGCGACCGGGCGGCTGTCGCGGCTGGCGCTGAAAGGGCTGATCCGCGGCCCGCTCGCGAGCCCGCAGACCCGCTTCCTGTTCGAGAACCCGGACGACGCCCGCGCGCTCGGCCTCGACCCGTCCGACACCGCCGTGACCCTGGTCGGCGGCGCAGGCGTCGATCCCGATTCCTTCGCGCCGCGCCCGCTGCCGCCGCCAGCCCCGCTGAAGGTGGCGATCGTCGCGCGGATGCTGTGGTCGAAGGGCATCGACGTCGCGGTCGAGGCGGTGCGGCAGGCCCGCGCCGGGGGTGCGGCGGTGGAACTCTCGCTCTACGGCGCGCCCGACCCGTCGAACCGCCGGGCGATCCCCGAGGCGACCCTGCGGGACTGGTCGCGCGACGGGATCACGTGGCATGGGCCGACCGCGGACGTGGCCGGCGTCTTCGCCGCCCACCATGTCGGGGCCCTGCCCTCTCGCGGCGGCGAAGGGCTGCCGCGCACGTTGCTGGAGGCGGCCTCCTGCGGCCGGGCGATCCTCACCAGCGACGTGCCGGGTTGCCGCGACCTCGTGCGCGACGGCCTCGAGGGCCTGCTCGTGCCGCCGGGCGACGCCGCCGCGCTCGCCGCCGCGCTGACGCGGCTCGCCGCCGACCCGGCGCTTGTCGCCCGGATGGGGGCGGCGGCGCGGGCGCGGATCCTCGAAGGCGGCTACACGGAAGCGGCCGTCGCCGAGACGGTGGCGGGGCTCTACGCGGAGCTTCTCGCCTCGTGA
- a CDS encoding conserved protein of unknown function (Evidence 4 : Unknown function but conserved in other organisms) encodes MTPVRDPARFIREHTALRPVPHAPEIVLHVADEATALWQKTEDELEAIGLPPPFWAFAWAGGQALARYILDNPATVAGRRVVDFASGSGLVAIAAAMAGAVHVTASDLDPFALHAIPLNAAANGVADRITADGSDLIGTDAACVLAADIFYERDLAAAVGGWLGDLHGRGRTVLIGDPGRSYLPRERLIPLVTYEVPVTRALEDAEIKRSSVWRFA; translated from the coding sequence GTGACCCCGGTTCGCGATCCCGCCCGCTTCATCCGCGAGCACACGGCCTTGCGCCCGGTGCCGCACGCCCCCGAGATCGTCCTACACGTCGCCGACGAGGCGACGGCGCTCTGGCAGAAGACCGAGGACGAGTTGGAGGCGATCGGCCTGCCGCCGCCGTTCTGGGCCTTCGCCTGGGCCGGGGGACAGGCGCTCGCCCGCTACATTCTCGACAACCCCGCGACCGTAGCGGGGCGGCGGGTGGTCGATTTCGCCTCGGGCTCCGGGCTCGTCGCCATCGCCGCCGCGATGGCCGGCGCGGTCCACGTCACCGCGAGCGACCTCGATCCCTTCGCGCTCCACGCGATCCCGCTCAACGCCGCCGCCAACGGCGTGGCGGACCGCATCACCGCGGATGGCAGCGACCTGATCGGCACGGATGCGGCCTGCGTTCTGGCCGCCGACATCTTCTACGAGCGCGACCTCGCCGCCGCGGTCGGCGGCTGGCTCGGCGACCTGCATGGGCGCGGACGCACGGTCCTGATCGGCGATCCCGGCCGCTCCTACCTGCCCCGCGAACGCCTGATCCCGCTCGTGACCTACGAAGTGCCGGTCACGCGGGCGCTGGAGGATGCCGAGATCAAGCGATCCTCGGTCTGGCGCTTCGCCTGA
- the yeiM gene encoding putative sodium/proton nucleoside transporter (Evidence 3 : Putative function from multiple computational evidences; Product type t : transporter), which yields MLDRLFHAGASVALLLAVAWLFSVNRRAIRPRVVLAALALQVGIGALMLFVPAGQRALGAVADVVTTVLSFGDRGTAFLFGGLVEPRMFELFGGSGFILALRVLPQILYVSALIGVLYHLGVMQALARFLGAGLRKLLGTSPIESFSAVVTIFIGQSEIAVALRPFLAALTGAELFAVMTSGAASTAGSILAGYAALGVPMPYLLAASFMAIPGGLLYAKILVPSTEPTRILTTRVEFGEARAANLIEAAADGTQKGLGVAVAVGAMLIAFVGLIALVNAAIGWTGGVFGFAGLSIEGILGVVLAPLAWLLGVPWEQATLVGGAIGQKIAFNEFLAYASLLPILKAGTLDPRTSAILCFALCGFANLASVAIQLASFTSLAPERRPEIARFGLRAILAGTLSNLTSAAIAGLFITG from the coding sequence ATGCTCGACAGGTTGTTCCATGCCGGCGCGAGCGTTGCCCTGCTGCTCGCCGTGGCGTGGCTGTTCTCGGTGAACCGGCGGGCGATCCGGCCACGGGTGGTGCTCGCCGCCCTGGCGCTTCAGGTCGGGATCGGCGCGCTGATGCTGTTCGTGCCCGCCGGGCAGAGGGCGCTCGGCGCGGTGGCGGATGTCGTCACCACCGTGCTTTCCTTCGGCGACCGGGGCACCGCCTTCCTGTTCGGCGGCCTCGTCGAGCCCCGGATGTTCGAGCTGTTCGGCGGCTCGGGCTTCATCCTGGCCCTGCGGGTGCTGCCGCAGATCCTCTACGTCTCGGCGCTGATCGGCGTGCTCTACCATCTCGGGGTGATGCAGGCGCTGGCCCGGTTTCTCGGCGCGGGTCTGCGAAAATTGCTCGGCACCTCGCCGATCGAATCGTTCTCGGCGGTCGTCACCATCTTCATCGGGCAGAGCGAGATCGCCGTGGCCCTGCGCCCCTTCCTCGCGGCACTGACCGGGGCCGAACTGTTCGCGGTGATGACGAGCGGGGCGGCCTCCACCGCCGGCTCGATCCTCGCCGGATACGCCGCGCTCGGCGTGCCGATGCCGTATCTCCTCGCCGCCTCGTTCATGGCGATTCCCGGCGGGCTGCTCTACGCCAAGATCCTCGTTCCCTCGACCGAGCCGACGCGCATCCTCACGACACGCGTCGAGTTCGGCGAGGCGCGCGCGGCCAACCTGATCGAAGCCGCCGCCGACGGCACGCAGAAGGGCCTCGGCGTCGCCGTGGCGGTCGGCGCCATGCTGATCGCCTTCGTCGGGCTGATCGCACTCGTGAACGCCGCCATCGGCTGGACCGGCGGCGTGTTCGGGTTCGCCGGCCTCTCGATCGAGGGCATTCTCGGCGTCGTGCTGGCGCCTTTGGCCTGGCTCTTGGGCGTGCCGTGGGAGCAGGCGACCCTCGTCGGCGGCGCCATCGGCCAGAAGATCGCCTTCAACGAGTTCCTGGCCTATGCCAGCCTGTTGCCGATTTTGAAGGCCGGCACCCTCGATCCGCGCACGAGCGCGATCCTGTGCTTCGCGCTCTGCGGCTTCGCCAACCTCGCCTCGGTGGCGATTCAGCTCGCGAGTTTCACCAGTCTCGCTCCCGAGCGCCGGCCCGAGATCGCCCGGTTCGGTCTGCGGGCGATCCTCGCGGGTACGCTCTCGAACCTCACCAGCGCGGCCATCGCCGGATTGTTCATCACCGGGTAA
- a CDS encoding conserved protein of unknown function (Evidence 4 : Unknown function but conserved in other organisms), whose translation MEPARATPASPQAPAPVTARDWDERVDRASQKLPESVQRGVAWLREPARFPVRLLAAILLILGGIFSILPVLGLWMLPLGLALLAQDVPGLKVPMEKSARWIEQQWRRWRGK comes from the coding sequence ATGGAACCGGCCCGAGCCACGCCAGCCTCACCGCAGGCTCCGGCACCGGTCACGGCCCGCGATTGGGACGAGCGGGTCGACCGCGCCAGCCAGAAGCTTCCCGAGTCGGTGCAGCGCGGCGTGGCGTGGCTGCGCGAGCCGGCGCGCTTTCCGGTGCGGCTGCTCGCCGCGATCCTGCTGATCCTCGGCGGCATCTTCTCGATCCTGCCGGTGCTCGGCCTGTGGATGCTCCCGCTCGGCCTCGCGCTGCTGGCCCAGGACGTGCCCGGCCTCAAGGTGCCGATGGAGAAATCCGCCCGCTGGATCGAGCAGCAATGGCGGCGCTGGCGCGGGAAATAA
- a CDS encoding protein of unknown function; putative exported protein (Evidence 5 : Unknown function): MPLRLFSRGLAAAILAATVLAGAVSAPLSPARAEDAIFPPSSRFGFKPPSDMTISKRFTGFERLGGGAMLSIVELPAGAYPELKQSFTDENLKTQGLVVQTREPVTLDGGAEGVLFTGELTPADGQGTPAARKWLLIVGAPEVTGIIIAQAAVEAETDESMRGMLTGLRIRGALSLDQQIAALPFRIGDLAGFRPVRALAGNSVLLTLGPRDQVTNLEQPILVVAQAVQQPTPQEQRDGFARASLYANQTMKDFVIERSQSYRQNGIDWHEIVARAVDIPSSQPVVVSQTIRFNPDGYIRAVGVTRADQRGQMLPLFRQVVDSLQLR, from the coding sequence ATGCCGTTGCGTCTGTTCTCCCGCGGGCTCGCCGCCGCCATCCTTGCGGCGACCGTGCTGGCGGGGGCCGTGTCCGCCCCCCTGTCGCCGGCGCGTGCCGAGGACGCGATCTTTCCGCCGAGTTCGCGGTTCGGCTTCAAGCCGCCGTCGGACATGACGATCTCGAAGCGCTTCACCGGCTTCGAGCGGCTCGGCGGCGGGGCGATGCTCTCGATCGTCGAACTTCCGGCCGGCGCCTATCCCGAACTCAAGCAGAGCTTCACCGACGAGAACCTCAAGACGCAGGGGCTCGTCGTCCAGACCCGTGAGCCGGTGACGCTCGACGGCGGGGCCGAGGGCGTGCTGTTCACCGGTGAGCTGACACCCGCCGACGGCCAGGGCACGCCCGCGGCGCGCAAGTGGCTCCTCATCGTCGGCGCCCCAGAGGTGACCGGCATCATCATCGCCCAGGCCGCCGTCGAGGCCGAGACCGACGAGTCGATGCGCGGCATGCTCACGGGCCTGCGCATCCGCGGGGCGCTGTCCCTCGACCAGCAGATCGCCGCCCTGCCCTTCCGCATCGGCGACCTCGCGGGCTTCCGCCCGGTGCGGGCGCTGGCCGGCAATTCCGTGCTGCTGACCCTCGGCCCGCGCGACCAGGTCACCAACCTGGAACAGCCGATCCTCGTCGTCGCCCAGGCGGTGCAGCAGCCGACGCCGCAGGAGCAGCGCGACGGCTTCGCCCGCGCCTCGCTCTACGCCAACCAGACGATGAAGGACTTCGTCATCGAGCGGTCTCAGAGCTATCGCCAGAACGGCATCGATTGGCACGAGATCGTGGCGCGCGCCGTCGACATCCCTTCAAGCCAGCCGGTGGTGGTCTCGCAGACGATCCGCTTCAACCCGGACGGCTACATCCGCGCCGTGGGCGTCACCCGCGCTGACCAGCGCGGGCAGATGCTGCCCCTGTTCCGTCAGGTGGTGGACAGCCTGCAACTGCGCTGA
- a CDS encoding conserved protein of unknown function; putative exported protein (Evidence 4 : Unknown function but conserved in other organisms), whose protein sequence is MRGILLGGVVASALALGTAPAAQARDGIGPGGAAALGVLGGLAVGGAIAAANDPYYPGKPVYRAPPRPVYVEGPICHFERRETIDPYGDIYIRRVRVCE, encoded by the coding sequence ATGAGGGGCATCCTTCTCGGGGGCGTGGTGGCGAGCGCCCTGGCGCTCGGCACGGCGCCCGCCGCCCAGGCACGGGACGGCATCGGTCCGGGTGGTGCTGCGGCGCTCGGCGTGCTCGGCGGCCTTGCCGTCGGTGGCGCGATCGCAGCGGCCAACGATCCCTATTACCCCGGCAAGCCGGTCTACCGGGCGCCCCCGCGGCCGGTCTATGTCGAGGGCCCGATCTGTCACTTCGAGCGCCGCGAGACCATCGACCCCTACGGCGACATCTACATCCGGCGCGTGCGCGTCTGCGAGTGA
- the hom gene encoding Homoserine dehydrogenase (Evidence 2a : Function from experimental evidences in other organisms; PubMedId : 1333566; Product type e : enzyme) encodes MTQTLRLGIAGLGTVGASVLHMVARRAEALTAATGRTITVTAVSARDRSRDRGVDLSGLHWFDEPVALARSPEIDVFVELVGGSEGPAKAAVEAALGAGKHVVTANKALLAHHGAALARLAEANGVALAYEASVAGGIPVIKAIREGLSGNAISRVYGILNGTCNYILSRMEAEGLTFEACLKDAQALGYAEADPTFDVEGFDTAHKLAILTSLAFGVEIDAEGVSVEGISAIQPLDLTMADELGYRIKLLGVAQATEAGIEQRVHPTMVAKASAIAQVMGVTNAVTVDADAVGELTLIGPGAGGAATASAVVADITDVALGLVRPTFGQPIAGLAPPRRVEMQRHEGGYYIRLTVHDRTGVAAGVATRMAEANISIESIVQRRSAKAASSDPQGLSGQPVPLVLITYAATEGNVREALAAIDRDGLLAEAPQLIRIERE; translated from the coding sequence ATGACGCAGACCCTTCGCCTCGGCATTGCGGGGCTCGGCACGGTCGGTGCCTCCGTCCTGCACATGGTCGCCCGTCGTGCCGAGGCGCTCACCGCCGCGACCGGCCGCACGATCACCGTCACCGCCGTCTCCGCCCGTGACCGGAGCCGCGACCGCGGCGTCGATCTGTCGGGCCTGCACTGGTTCGACGAGCCGGTGGCGCTCGCGCGCTCGCCCGAGATCGACGTGTTCGTCGAACTCGTCGGCGGCTCGGAAGGGCCGGCCAAGGCCGCGGTCGAGGCGGCGCTCGGTGCCGGCAAACATGTCGTGACCGCCAACAAGGCGCTGCTCGCCCATCACGGCGCGGCGCTCGCCCGTTTGGCCGAAGCGAACGGCGTCGCGCTCGCCTACGAGGCGTCGGTGGCGGGCGGCATTCCGGTCATCAAGGCGATCCGCGAGGGGCTTTCCGGCAACGCGATCTCCCGCGTCTACGGAATCCTCAACGGCACCTGCAACTACATCCTCAGCCGTATGGAGGCGGAGGGGCTGACCTTCGAGGCCTGCCTCAAGGACGCGCAGGCGCTCGGCTACGCCGAGGCCGACCCGACCTTCGACGTCGAGGGTTTCGACACCGCCCACAAGCTCGCCATCCTCACCAGCCTCGCCTTCGGCGTAGAGATCGACGCCGAGGGCGTCTCGGTCGAGGGGATCTCGGCGATCCAGCCCCTCGACCTCACCATGGCCGACGAACTCGGCTACCGCATCAAGCTGCTCGGCGTCGCGCAGGCGACGGAGGCGGGGATCGAGCAGCGGGTCCACCCGACCATGGTGGCCAAAGCTTCGGCCATCGCCCAGGTGATGGGCGTCACCAACGCCGTCACCGTCGATGCCGACGCGGTCGGCGAGCTGACCCTGATCGGCCCCGGCGCGGGCGGTGCGGCCACGGCCTCCGCGGTCGTCGCCGACATCACCGATGTGGCGCTCGGCCTCGTGCGCCCGACCTTCGGCCAGCCGATCGCGGGCCTTGCGCCGCCGCGCCGGGTCGAGATGCAGCGCCACGAGGGCGGCTACTACATCCGGCTGACCGTGCACGACCGCACCGGCGTCGCGGCCGGCGTCGCCACCCGGATGGCGGAGGCCAACATCTCGATCGAGAGCATCGTCCAGCGCCGCTCCGCCAAGGCCGCCTCCAGCGATCCGCAGGGCCTCTCCGGCCAGCCGGTGCCGCTGGTGCTGATCACCTACGCCGCGACCGAGGGCAATGTCCGCGAGGCGCTGGCCGCCATCGACCGCGATGGCCTGCTCGCCGAGGCACCGCAATTGATCCGGATCGAACGCGAATAG
- the glpX gene encoding fructose 1,6-bisphosphatase II (Evidence 2a : Function from experimental evidences in other organisms; PubMedId : 10986273; Product type e : enzyme) yields MSAANSGIFSDPTARGLTLELVRVTEAAAIAAARLRGHGREKEADQAAVDAMRAELMLLPIEGRVVIGEGERDEAPMLFIGEAVGTGNGPSVDIAVDPLEGTTLCAKDMPGAIAVMALAERGSLLAAPDVYMQKIAIGPGYPLGTVDLDWSPARNIASLARAKGVETSGITAIILDRPRHMDLIAAVRDTGASIRLISDGDIAAIIHCTKPDETGVDIYMGTGAAPEGVIAASALRCIGGQMQGRLILDSADKRARAVKMGITDPNRKYDMHDMARGDVIVAATGVTTGALLAGVRFSPGLIETETVVYRSNTGTVRRIACEHRRLESAPG; encoded by the coding sequence ATGTCGGCGGCCAATTCCGGGATCTTCAGCGATCCCACGGCGCGGGGCCTGACCCTCGAACTGGTGCGGGTGACCGAGGCGGCGGCCATCGCCGCGGCCCGGCTGCGGGGCCACGGCCGCGAGAAGGAGGCCGACCAAGCCGCCGTCGATGCGATGCGCGCCGAGCTGATGCTGCTGCCGATCGAGGGCCGCGTGGTGATCGGCGAGGGCGAGCGCGACGAGGCGCCGATGCTGTTCATCGGTGAGGCCGTCGGCACCGGCAACGGCCCGTCTGTAGACATCGCGGTCGATCCGCTGGAGGGCACGACGCTCTGCGCCAAGGACATGCCGGGCGCCATCGCCGTGATGGCCCTGGCCGAGCGCGGCTCGCTGCTCGCCGCCCCCGACGTCTACATGCAGAAGATCGCCATCGGCCCCGGCTACCCACTCGGCACGGTCGATCTCGACTGGAGCCCGGCCCGGAACATCGCCTCGCTCGCCCGCGCCAAGGGCGTGGAGACCTCCGGCATCACCGCGATCATCCTCGACCGGCCGCGCCACATGGACCTGATCGCCGCCGTGCGCGACACCGGCGCCAGCATCCGCCTGATCTCGGATGGCGACATCGCCGCGATCATCCACTGCACCAAGCCCGACGAGACCGGCGTCGATATCTACATGGGCACCGGCGCCGCGCCGGAGGGCGTGATCGCCGCCAGCGCGCTCCGCTGCATCGGCGGCCAGATGCAGGGTCGGCTCATCCTCGATTCCGCCGACAAGCGGGCACGAGCGGTCAAGATGGGCATCACCGACCCGAACCGGAAATACGACATGCACGATATGGCCCGGGGCGACGTCATCGTCGCGGCCACCGGGGTGACCACGGGGGCCCTGCTTGCGGGCGTGCGGTTCAGCCCCGGCCTGATCGAGACGGAGACGGTGGTCTACCGCTCAAACACCGGCACCGTCCGCCGCATCGCCTGCGAACACCGCCGGCTGGAGAGCGCGCCGGGCTGA
- a CDS encoding Response regulator receiver, with protein sequence MPDGTELFNGRHVLVVEDEYFIAEDIRRAFEERGAQVVGPVGNVDDALAMIETCPRIDGAVLDINLREVMVFPVADALRARGVPFVFATGYEENAVPSRLRDAIHCEKPIDPARLAKALFGPAVVG encoded by the coding sequence ATGCCGGACGGTACCGAACTGTTCAACGGAAGGCATGTCCTCGTCGTCGAGGACGAATATTTTATCGCTGAAGACATACGGCGTGCGTTCGAAGAGCGGGGCGCGCAAGTGGTCGGCCCCGTGGGGAATGTCGATGACGCTCTGGCGATGATCGAGACATGCCCGCGCATCGACGGCGCGGTGCTCGACATCAACCTGCGTGAGGTTATGGTCTTTCCGGTTGCCGACGCGCTCAGGGCGCGCGGCGTCCCCTTCGTCTTCGCCACCGGCTACGAGGAGAATGCCGTCCCGTCGCGTCTGCGGGACGCGATTCATTGCGAGAAACCGATCGATCCGGCGCGTCTGGCCAAGGCGCTGTTCGGTCCAGCCGTCGTCGGCTGA
- a CDS encoding conserved protein of unknown function; putative exported protein (Evidence 4 : Unknown function but conserved in other organisms): MIAMTLDGRKARLVGALALTAAALAGCETYGSATAPRQFAVLETDTTGATNVNIASLSDVISRNPSDAGAYNTRGAAYARAGQFGEAITDFSKAIQLDPNSASAYNNRALAYRQTGRADAAMQDFSKAIANDPNFSAAYIGRANLERAQGDLDGALNDLNVAIRLAPESAEAYHARGLVRQKQNHNPEAIGDFAAAIDRNPFVAAPYAARGQSLISLGQYDKAIEDFNAALNVNAKDAGSWAYRGLAYEKTNRRKEANESYQQAARLDPNNAVAKQGVGRMQGGLF, from the coding sequence ATGATCGCGATGACGCTGGACGGACGCAAGGCGAGGCTGGTCGGTGCCCTCGCGCTGACGGCCGCGGCGCTGGCCGGCTGCGAGACCTATGGCAGCGCGACGGCTCCGCGCCAATTCGCGGTGCTGGAGACCGACACGACGGGCGCCACCAACGTCAACATCGCCTCGCTCAGCGATGTGATTTCGCGCAACCCCTCGGATGCCGGCGCCTACAACACCCGCGGCGCGGCCTATGCCCGCGCGGGTCAGTTCGGCGAGGCGATCACCGACTTCTCGAAGGCGATCCAGCTCGATCCGAACTCGGCCTCGGCCTACAACAACCGGGCGCTGGCCTACCGCCAGACCGGCCGCGCCGATGCGGCGATGCAGGACTTCTCGAAGGCGATCGCCAACGATCCGAATTTTTCCGCCGCCTATATCGGCCGGGCGAACCTCGAGCGCGCCCAGGGTGACCTCGACGGGGCGCTGAACGACCTCAACGTCGCGATCCGCCTCGCGCCGGAATCGGCCGAGGCCTACCACGCCCGCGGCCTCGTGCGGCAGAAGCAGAATCACAACCCTGAGGCGATCGGCGACTTCGCTGCGGCCATCGACCGCAACCCCTTCGTCGCCGCCCCCTACGCCGCTCGCGGCCAGAGCCTGATCTCGCTGGGCCAGTACGACAAGGCGATCGAGGATTTCAACGCGGCGCTGAACGTGAACGCGAAGGACGCCGGATCCTGGGCCTATCGCGGGCTGGCCTACGAGAAGACGAACCGCCGCAAAGAGGCGAACGAGAGCTATCAGCAGGCCGCGCGCCTCGATCCCAACAACGCCGTGGCCAAGCAGGGCGTCGGCCGCATGCAGGGCGGCCTGTTCTAG